taaaactaaatattagCCTAAAGGCACTATTATATGTGATTTAATAATTATAAAGATGCACATAATAACACAAAAAAGAGATAAAATTGGAACCTCTCACCGAATGTATCCGAAACCTGGATGAATGGGTTGCAACCAGCGTAGGCACCACATCACTGCACTTAATATTTAAAATCACACTTAATATATAAAAAGTAGTTTATACAATTGTCCACCAGCCAAATAACAAAAACTTGGGTGAAAAAACTTCTTCTTCCGAGACTCTTCTGTGTCTAGTAGAAAGTCCTAGAATTCGGTTTCTTTGCTGCTCTTATGTCAATTATAATTATACATGAGCTTAATAGCTCTCATCACGTGATCATTCACCACCGTAAGATGCGATTTACAATTTTGCAGTTGGAGCAACCAAGATTCGCGGTTCCTCCAAGAGGAATTCAGTTTCGTGACCCTGGACCTGTTCATAATGCACATTGGAATTTGAGACTGACTACCCGGAAGCTGCTGGAGCTGCGCAGAAAAAGTTTGAAACTTACTGGTGGCACAGAAGTGAAGAACTCATTTGATGAGCACGATGAGCTGGGCACCACAAACATGTGGAATTTTTGCTTAATATTCGGTATTGGAATAAACTTTTCTGATCAACCAGCGAATGATTGGAGAACAAATCTTCGATATCAAAAGGGTCAACAAATTGTAATCAATCTCAAGGTGGTAACATGCAGGGTATAATATGCATGTGAGCAAAAATGGAAACAATGACTTGCTATTAAACACAGCAGACTTTCTACAGAAGCTACGGAACAAATAGAAGGGAGCTCTGCGCAATTTCGTTAGCAATCCGGAGTAACTGCaactgcatttttttttatttatttgtcttATAATAGTCGTAGCATTTGATCATATCATGCCAAAACCATTATTAACCAAATTTTCATGTATGATGACACGCCAAGGTTGCTAAAAGTTGAAAGCTCATTACTAAAGACCAGAATATCGATACCTATCACATGTACACTAAAGCAGTGTGCACGACACTGTATGGAAGATGACTTCTACTTCTATTGCTTCGTTCGTTGAGGGACCACTTAGCGTCCACCAACCGGTCTGAAATTTTTTTAGGTTTTATTTCctcaatatgaacatttttcagcTACGAAACAATAACATTTCGTACttttgcaaaataaaaaaacgtcCAATTGGAcacccgcattcaagtgttccTTCTCTGCGTTGGTAAAACACCCGAAAAAAGAACGGATCAAAATGATTACAAATGTGTGGACGTTcgcttttaagaatttctttccCTACGTTAATTGGAGGACCAAAAGAAGAATGGTATTATTGTGGGACAAGTGGATCACAATTCTACGTGGTCTATTGTGGATCGCATCAACTCTAATTCTGCGTGATGGAACGCCCACATACGCTTTCTTCTTCTGGGTTGGTTAATAAAACGCCCACAAGAAGaatagtgttattgtggatgGAAAGATCACAATTATGTGTAATGGGACACCTGCATTGGCGAGACGCCCGTAAGAATAAAGGTGTGATTGTTGaccgaaaatgtgaaaattttgcTTGCTAAGACGTCCGTAGGTAATAGTTCATTCATCCACGTTGGTGAATCGCCCGCAAGAAGTATTGTGTTACAGTGGTTTGGAAGGATCCCCATTCACAGTGGATTTGTCCGTGGAAAATTACTGGATTTTCTTGTGTGAATTAAATGGCAGTCTCCGTGGAAGTTCAatggaatttcctgtggaaatttgagttgaactttcaatttaaataatgtGATGGAAATTTTGTGAgtggaatttctcaaggaactgCAGTAGAACTCTCCACGAAAACTCTATTGATTTTATCGAAAAGAGAGTGGAACATTGCCACGCCCATTAAAGCCGTCGCTgattaaaatttgaatgaatttcgattTCAGAGCCCACACTCTTACTCGACAGTGTTGGTATTTgtaatgcttttttatttttattttgtagttttttgacagattttagCCTTAATATTCTTCTATATttgcaaaactttttcttttaGAGCACTcaacaaatttataaataatgttGAATGCAAATATTTCAGCATTGTAACGCTCTGCGGGATGATGTATTTTGTGTAAACGTTAATACGGATATCAATGCTATCGTTGATCTACGGaatgaaaaccatttttatttatttattattattagttCTGTATCTACCTACTCACTGTTATCGTGCAAATATTTTGTTTCATATTGTTCTATTTCTAATTATGCTAAATAAATGTTATTCAAGACCTCCCATTTACGATGATTGCCGATAGTCTTGAATACGGTACAAATTAAACCTAATCTACTCAGGAATATGTCAAACTGaactattttttataaaatattccAGAGTGTAGCTGGTAGGGAATTCTTGTTCTGTTTTTCAttgagaagaaataaaaaatattactcAACCAGCAACTGTTAGATTGtcttacaattctgtataagaacctaacaAAACGTGTAAAAGAAGTGaacatatgcgaaattgtttgtgatttatatttatttgtgagcTTACAATTTTTGCATAAGAATCTAAtcttatacaaaaattgtaagCTCACAATCAAATATTGTAAAtgaagcttgcaaaattgtaaggtctcatacaatatttgtatgagaATCTAACATATTCACATATGCCCAGTTATTTTCTAGGTTTTGGTAAGTTCTTTTATAAAATTGTTAtgaaatctaacaatcaccggttaGGTGTACACAACACAGaatgatttaaaattgaaaCCTGATTGCACCAACTGACGTAATGTTTTCATTATTACTTTCCAcggtaaataattatttttcataaacaatTAACGTCCGCGCCTTTATGCAGCTTAAAATCCCCTATGTGGAGGATCGATGAAAACGTCACATTACCAACCTTTTTTCTTAGTGGTCGTGGTTGCATCGGTGGTTGTCGTTGTTGATGTTTCAGTAGTTGTCGATGGCATTAGGTCTACGGTTATCGGCGTAGTTTCGGTTGTAGTTGTCGAGGTGCTCGTTACAGTCGATGTGTCCTCTGTTGTCGTTGTGACTGGTTCATCGGTTGTCGTCACTGCGGTAGACTCGGTTGTTGTCGTAGTTGGTTGCTCGGTCGTTGTCGAAGTGGTCGTTATCGGAGTTGTCGTTGTCGTAGTCTCAGTCGTCGTTGTAGTTGGCTTTTGGGTCGTCGTAGTTGATTGCGTAGTTGTTGTGGTCGTTGATGAAGTAGTTGTAGTTGTTGGCTTCGCAGTCGTCGTAACTGGCTTAGGACCACAAGTGACCGGCTGTAAACAGCCGTTGGCCTCGCACCTCCCGTTGTAGAATTCCATTGGTACATATTGTTTGGTAAAAGGATCGAAAGCTTCCGGACACTTATACTTAGTGGCAGTCCCGTCATAGTTGCACACCCCGAACTCAACCGAATTTTGCGATAATGTTACGAAATAATTGGAGCAACTCAAACAGTTCGGCACTCGGACATTGCACGGCTTCACCCGGCGACAGCAAGCCTTATCGCGGCTGCAAACATTGTCGTATTGGTTGAAATAGGTACCCGGTGGACAATTCATGGAATGTGCCACGCCGTAGAGGCATTTGTAGTAACGGTTGCAATACACTTCATGTGGAAAGTACACTTCCAAAGCGGTTGGTGGTGTTGGGCACATAAAATCCTGGAAACCTTTTAGGCACGGCCTTGCGATGAAATTTGAACTCGATTCCACGATTGCGAACACTATCGTGCCAAACACCGACAGGTAGACGAACATTGCTGCGTCAGTTCCGATAAGTCCTATGCGTCAGCACCGACTGATTGTTCGGTGGAACGCTGACTTAAATAAGATACATGAGCAGGGGTGAATAAGTGAAAAAACATGATGACTCGATGAATGCGTAATGCAGACTGACACGTTTGGAATTTCGCCGTCGTCACCCTTTATCAGCTCGAAGGTGCAAAACCTTTGGAAGCATATCTTATTGACGATACCATCACGTCGggcagaaagtttttttttgccagaTAGGTATTTTCAACAATGTCTGTTGTGCGCTTCTGATAATCAAAACTAGGGGTGACAGTACTATGGTTGCATCTCAATCGCGATATGGAATAATAAGTGGGAATTGGTCAGTTTAAGTTCGTGGCCGGagagtaaaagtaaagtaagcGTTCAAACGTTTATTTTGCATCTAAAAAATCTAGAACCCAACGTTATAAAACGTGATTTGATAAGACATGATAGAAGGCGTTCatattcaaaataaatgttATATTGTTATGCTCCTTACACACCTTCCAAATTTTTGATTCTTATTTTCTAATCTTCCACGGGGCCAtgcagaaaccacgtggttatTCATGGAGGAGGAGAGGTTTGGAAAATAACCACGATAAACCACAtgagggaaggggggtttgacGGCTGAACTACGTGGTTCACATTTTTACGAAAATATTGGTATCAGGTTTAAAGgtgcctcggaagcctcctttcaagaggctcggaagcctcctttcaagaggctcggaagcctcctttcaagaggctcggaagcctcctttcaagaggctcggaagcctcctttcaagaggctcggaagcctcctttcaagaggctcggaagcctcctttcaagaggctcggaagcctcctttcaagaggccggaagcctcctttcaagaggctcggaagcctcctttcaagaggctcggaagcctcctttcaagaggctcggaagcctcctttcaagaggcctggaagcctccttcaagaggcctggaagcctccttcaagaggcctggaagcctcctttcaagaggcctgaagcctccttcaagaggcccagagcctcctttcaagaggcctggaagcctcctttcaagaggcccggaagcctccttcaagaggcctcaagcctcctttcaagaggcctggaacgcccccttcaagaggcccggaagcctcctttcaagaggctcggaagcctcctttcaagaggcgcggaagcctcctttcaagaggctcggaagcctccttcaagagcctcggaagcctccttcaagagactcggaagcctccttcaagagactcggaagcctccttcaagaggctcaggaagcctcctttcaagaggctcagaagcctccttcaagaggcccggaagcctccctttcaagaggcccggaagcctcctttcaagaggcctggaagcctccttcaagaggctcagcctcctttcaagaggctcaagcctcctttcaagaggctcaagcctccttcaagaggcctggaagcctcctttcaagaggcctggaagcctcctttcaagaggcccaagcctcctttcaagaggctcagaagcctcctttcaagaggctcggaagcctccttcaagaggcccggaaagcctccttcaagaggctggaagcctccttcaagaggcccagcctcctttcaagaggctcagaagcctcctttcaagaggcccggaagcctccttcaagaggcctggaagcctcctttcaagaggctcaagcctccttcaagaggcctcaagcctccttcaagaggcctggaagcctcctttcaagaggcccggaagcctcctttcaagaggctcagaagcctcctttcaagaggcctggaagcccttcaagaggcctggaagcctcctttcaagaggcctggaagcctcctttcaagaggctcaggaagcctcctttcaagaggctcggaagcctcctttcaagaggcctggaagcctcctttcaagaggctcagaagcctcctttcaagaggcctggaagcctcctttcaagaggcctggaagcctcctttcaagaggctggaagcctcctttcaagaggctcagagcctcctttcaagaggcctggaagcctcctttcaagaggctcagaagcctcctttcaagaggcctggaagcctccttcaagaggcctggaagcctcccttcaagaggcctcggaagcctcctttcaagaggcccaggcctccttcaagaggctcccagcctcctttcaagaggcccagagcctcctttcaagaggcctggaagcctccttcaagaggctcagggcctcctttcaagaggcctggaagcctcctttcaagaggcccggaagcctccttcaagaggctcagaagcctccttcaagaggcctggaagcctccttcaagaggctcagaagcctcctttcaagaggcccggaagcctcctttcaagagg
The nucleotide sequence above comes from Armigeres subalbatus isolate Guangzhou_Male chromosome 3, GZ_Asu_2, whole genome shotgun sequence. Encoded proteins:
- the LOC134220948 gene encoding integumentary mucin C.1-like, whose translation is MFVYLSVFGTIVFAIVESSSNFIARPCLKGFQDFMCPTPPTALEVYFPHEVYCNRYYKCLYGVAHSMNCPPGTYFNQYDNVCSRDKACCRRVKPCNVRVPNCLSCSNYFVTLSQNSVEFGVCNYDGTATKYKCPEAFDPFTKQYVPMEFYNGRCEANGCLQPVTCGPKPVTTTAKPTTTTTSSTTTTTTQSTTTTQKPTTTTTETTTTTTPITTTSTTTEQPTTTTTESTAVTTTDEPVTTTTEDTSTVTSTSTTTTETTPITVDLMPSTTTETSTTTTTDATTTTKKKEQEFPTSYTLEYFIKNSSV